The genomic region CGCATGCTGAGCAGCGACGGACTGCCCAAAGACCTCCAGCAGGTTATCTCCCGCCATTATTCGTATATGGACCAGCGGGCGAACGTGATGAAGCAGATGATGACGAGTGCGTAAGTAATAGCGAATAGTGAATTGGCGAATAGCGAATAAGCTCCGCAGGGTCTAGCACCGCGGAGCTTATTCGCTATTTGTTTTCAGAATATCGTCCGGCAGCAGCGGGAGGTACGGCAGCAGGAGGTCGGTTGAGTGAAAGGCGGACAGGCGCCGGAGCCGGTTGCGGATGGCGTCGTACTGCATTTCAACGTAGAAGGAATCGAGGGCGTAGAGCAGGTAAACGTAGTTGTCCTCGTACCGGTTGGCTAACAAGGACCCGCGAAAATAAAGCTGCTCCTGCTGGTGATCGTGGGGTAACTGCTGAAAATCGGATAGCGTCATTACGTCGGCCTGTCAGGTGGAGAGCCGAAAGGTACGAAAAAAGTCGTAAGGCAATAAGTGGTAAGAAAGTCGTAAGTCGATAAGTCGTAAGCGGCTCGCCGCTGAGGCGCTTTGCCAGTTCCGGCTTCACGCAAAGCACCACTTACGACTTACGACGTATTGACTTACGACTTTTTTACGACTTCTTTTTCATCTCATCCTTCCGCATGGGCATCGAGTCGATGAGTTTGAAGAGTTCGTCGGGCTGCATCACCTGTTTGAAGGTATGTTTGATTTCGCCGTCCTTGCCGAGCAGCCAGCCCTGAAAATCTTCGGACGGAACCAGCTTAAACTCGCTGTGGGTCAGGAACCAGCGGTCGGGCTCGGGCAGGGTATAACCCACGAGCACAATCACGTCGAGGTCGCGCTCGGCCATGCCCTCGGCAATGTCTTTGGGATGGAGAATTTCCTGCTGCTCGATGATCTGGTGCGGACCGTTTTCGCGGCCGTACAGCACCAGCACCCGGCGTTCTCCCTTTTTTTCTTCCAGAATCGCCTTCAGCGAAGTTCTAAGATTTGCGGTACTTTCCATATGTTGGGTCAATGCAATACATCCAATCAATACTGCAAAGAGAAACCAGCCCGTACGCATAGTGTTCGGTTTTATGAGGGTGTGGCATTCGCGCGTGCCTAGTACAGCGGTTCAGACCGTTCCAGCATCAGGATAGACGCCTGCGGAACGATGACGTAGTGCTCCCCTTCGTATTCGAGTTCGATGGCGTTCCGTTGCAGATACAGCGCCAGATCGCCTTCCTGCGCCTGCAATGGCATGTATTTGACGCGCTCCTCGGTTTCTTTCCACGGCTCGTCGTCGGTCGGAACCGGAATCGGGTAACCCGGACCTACCTTGATGACGTAGCCGCTCTGCACCTGTTCCTTCTCCTGCACCGTCGGGGGCAGATAAAGGCCGCTGCTCGTCCGGTCGCTGGGACTCTTGGGGCGAATCAGCACGCGGTCGCCCACCACAATCAGTCGTCTGAGTTTGTTGTCCGGCGTTATTTCCATCAGCAAAAATGTCAGTTTAAAGGTTTTGTTTTGGGTAAAACAAGAATCAGGCAAAAGCCGCGGGGAGGGACAAATTGACAGTTGCGGTATAGGTTCTCGCAGATGACCGCGGATTTTAGGCGCAGATTTACGGTTCGCCGTTGCGACGCAGATAAGAAACAAATCAGCGAAAATCTGCGCCCAAAATCCGCGCTAATCTGCGAGAAATAATCCCAGTAAAAGAATCAAGGCACCGGATCGTACCCGTGTCCGCCCCACGGATGACAGCGCCCGATGCGTTTGAGTCCCATCCAGCCGCCCTTCAGCGCCCCGTGTTTGCCGACGGCTTCAATCATGTACTGCGAGCAGGTGGGCGTGTACCGGCAGGCGTTGGGGAAAAAGGGCGAAATGGCACCCTGATAAAATCGAACGAAGGCAATCAGCAGGGTCTTCATGGGAGCATGAGGCTATCTGAAATCTTTGGCTATCTTTGCCGATAACTGAAACCGGCCCAACCGGGGCCATTGACAACACAGGTTTTCACGAATGCTGTCGTACATCATCTGGGACGTTAAGCCCGAAATCTTTGAAATTGGTTCCTTTGCCGTGCGCTGGTACGGACTTTTGTTTGCGCTGGGTTTTCTGGTCGGTCAGCAGATCATGATTCACGTTTTCAAGAAAGAAGGAAAACCGCTGGCCGATATCGACGCCCTGACGCTGTACATGGTCATCGCCACCGTCATCGGCGCCCGCTTCGGTCACTTCCTCTTCTACGAACCCGAGGTGCTGTTTTCCGACCCGCTCAAAGTCATTCTGCCTCCCTACGCCGGACTCGCCAGCCACGGAGGAGCCATCGGAATCATCACCGGCCTGTTCCTCTACGCCCGTTCGCGGCGAGGCTCGGGGCAGACGTTCCTGTGGGTGGCCGACCGCATCGCCATCACCGCCGCGCTGGGCGGCTGCTTTATCCGCCTTGGCAACCTGATGAACTCCGAAATCATCGGCATTCCGACGACCGTGCCCTGGGGATTTGTCTTTATCAACGACCCGACTTCGCTCCAGACGGGCAACCCGGCCTTCGACATCGTCCGGGCCACCGTGTTCGACGAGCGGCTGGGTGGTTTTGTGAAC from Tellurirhabdus rosea harbors:
- a CDS encoding DUF4174 domain-containing protein — translated: MESTANLRTSLKAILEEKKGERRVLVLYGRENGPHQIIEQQEILHPKDIAEGMAERDLDVIVLVGYTLPEPDRWFLTHSEFKLVPSEDFQGWLLGKDGEIKHTFKQVMQPDELFKLIDSMPMRKDEMKKKS
- a CDS encoding co-chaperone GroES yields the protein MMEITPDNKLRRLIVVGDRVLIRPKSPSDRTSSGLYLPPTVQEKEQVQSGYVIKVGPGYPIPVPTDDEPWKETEERVKYMPLQAQEGDLALYLQRNAIELEYEGEHYVIVPQASILMLERSEPLY
- the yidD gene encoding membrane protein insertion efficiency factor YidD, with translation MKTLLIAFVRFYQGAISPFFPNACRYTPTCSQYMIEAVGKHGALKGGWMGLKRIGRCHPWGGHGYDPVP
- the lgt gene encoding prolipoprotein diacylglyceryl transferase, which codes for MLSYIIWDVKPEIFEIGSFAVRWYGLLFALGFLVGQQIMIHVFKKEGKPLADIDALTLYMVIATVIGARFGHFLFYEPEVLFSDPLKVILPPYAGLASHGGAIGIITGLFLYARSRRGSGQTFLWVADRIAITAALGGCFIRLGNLMNSEIIGIPTTVPWGFVFINDPTSLQTGNPAFDIVRATVFDERLGGFVNRLVTARHPAQLYEALSCLVLFFILFWFWNSRKARTPRGSMVGIFMIWIFGLRFFYEFLKEDQVAFEQNLTLNMGQILSIPAALFGLFLLVRSTWNPVSKEEKVKMP